One genomic window of Medicago truncatula cultivar Jemalong A17 chromosome 1, MtrunA17r5.0-ANR, whole genome shotgun sequence includes the following:
- the LOC11423001 gene encoding mitochondrial substrate carrier family protein C, which yields MVLDNDPVESFFNSIQVMKESLSPLEVGFRKAAKDFEHCFAKNKTQGVCLIAQVKDGGDFQICDVKKKKGLSMKVPLKAFLGKFSQNSEKLNKTQVVKENESSCSNCLKFSVTWSLLVSGFIQSLPIPFKSVKKRGQKVCDEDSHKEKCSCMKPSLSPCEMKHNESKGRTIKEKVVKRKDGKEHVSLECVIGFIFDQLSHTLQSLDQGINGLQEKNDELECGKASLDSAPFGHVNAFTSFLEGHKVDVNGFLGNLNFAKVGGVPSSVAGEEIASQNEMGDSANDETKEESVGISAQKVASNIFSIPLTNVERLKTTLSTVSLTELIEMLPQLGKTTKDHPDKKKLFSVQDFFRYTESEGRRFFEELDRDGDGQVTLEDLEIAMRRRKLPRRYAKEFMSRTRSHLFSRSFGWKQFLSFMEQKEPTILRAYTSLCLTKSGTLKKSEILESLKNSGLPANEDNAAAMMRFLNADTEESISYGHFRNFMLLLPSDRLQEDPRSIWFEAATVVAVPPSVEIPAGSVLRSALAGGLSCALSCALLHPVDSIKTRVQASSMSFPEIIAKLPEIGTRGLYRGSIPAILGQFSSHGLRTGIFEASKLVLVNVAPNLPELQVQSIASFCSTFLGTAVRIPCEVLKQRLQAGLFNNVGEALVGTWQQDGLKGFFRGTGATLCREVPFYVAGMGLYAESKKGVQKLLGRELEAWETIAVGALSGGLAAVVTTPFDVMKTRMMTAQGRSVSMSIVAFSILRHEGPLGLFKGAVPRFFWIAPLGAMNFAGYELARKAMNKNDEAKTGNLE from the exons ATGGTGTTAGATAACGACCCAGTTGAGTCTTTTTTCAATTCCATTCAAGTTATGAAGGAATCACTGTCACCACTTGAAGTGGGTTTTCGCAAAGCTGCAAAGGATTTTGAGCATTGTTTTGCTAAGAATAAGACACAAGGTGTTTGTTTAATTGCTCAAGTGAAAGATGGTGGTGATTTTCAGATCTGTGAtgttaagaagaaaaaagggtTGTCAATGAAAGTTCCTCTGAAGGCTTTTTTGGGTAAGTTTTCACAGAATTcagaaaaattgaataaaactcAAGTGGTTAAGGAGAATGAGTCTTCTTGTAGTAATTGTTTGAAGTTTTCTGTGACTTGGTCTTTGTTGGTTAGTGGGTTTATTCAGTCTTTGCCAATTCCTTTTAAATCTGTGAAGAAGAGAGGTCAGAAAGTGtgtgatgaagatagtcataaGGAGAAGTGTTCATGCATGAAACCAAGTTTATCACCATGTGAAATGAAGCATAATGAGTCAAAGGGTAGAACAATTAAGGAAAAAGTTGTGAAGAGGAAAGATGGAAAAGAACATGTTTCACTTGAATGTGTTATAGGTTTTATCTTTGATCAGTTATCTCATACACTTCAGAGTCTTGATCAAGGAATCAATGGATTGCAAGAGAAAAATGATGAACTTGAGTGTGGGAAGGCTTCATTGGATTCAGCTCCTTTTGGTCATGTGAATGCATTCACTAGCTTCTTGGAAGGGCATAAAGTGGATGTGAATGGTTTCTTGgggaatttgaattttgcaaaGGTGGGTGGTGTGCCATCAAGTGTAGCTGGAGAAGAAATTGCTTCACAAAATGAAATGGGAGATAGTGCTAATGATGAAACTAAAGAAGAAAGTGTGGGAATTTCGGCGCAGAAGGTTGCTTCTAACATATTCAGTATTCCATTAACGAATGTGGAGCGTCTAAAGACTACACTTTCCACGGTTTCATTGACTGAGTTGATTGAAATGCTACCGCAGCTCGGGAAAACAACGAAAGACCATCCTGATAAGAAGAAGCTATTCTCTGTACAAGATTTCTTTAGATACACAGAGTCTGAAG GGAGGAGATTCTTTGAGGAGCTGGATAGAGATGGTGATGGCCAAGTAACTTTAGAAGATCTCGAAATTGCAATGAGAAGGAGAAAGCTTCCACGAAGATATGCTAAAGAATTCATGAGCCGTACTAGAAGTCACTTGTTTTCTAGGTCTTTTGGTTGGAAACAATTCTTATCATTCATGGAACAAAAGGAGCCTACAATTCTTCGTGCATACACTTCTCTGTGTTTAACCAAGTCTGGGACATTGAAGAAAAGTGAAATATTGGAGTCACTAAAGAATTCAGGACTGCCTGCAAATGAAGACAATGCTGCTGCTATGATGCGATTTCTAAATGCAGACACAGAAGAATCTATTTCATATGGACATTTCCGCAATTTCATGCTTCTGCTTCCCTCGGATCGTCTTCAAGAGGATCCTAG GAGTATTTGGTTTGAAGCTGCAACTGTAGTTGCTGTTCCACCATCCGTCGAAATTCCTGCTGGAAGTGTTCTAAGATCTGCATTGGCCGGTGGCCTTTCTTGTGCCCTGTCATGTGCATTACTGCATCCAGTTGATTCAATCAAG ACTCGAGTACAAGCATCATCCATGTCCTTCCCTGAAATAATTGCTAAGCTGCCAGAGATTGGGACGCGTGGTTTATACAGGGGTTCAATCCCTGCAATTCTTGGACAGTTTTCAAG CCATGGCCTGCGAACTGGGATATTTGAAGCAAGTAAATTGGTGTTGGTAAATGTTGCTCCAAACTTACCTGAACTCCAG GTACAATCTATAGCATCATTCTGTAGCACATTTTTGGGAACAGCTGTGAGAATTCCCTGCGAGGTGTTAAAGCAGAGATTGCAGGCTGGTCTTTTCAACAATGTGGGTGAGGCTTTGGTGGGGACTTGGCAGCAAGATGGTCTTAAGGGTTTTTTTCGTGGAACTGGAGCCACTCTTTGTCGAGAGGTTCCATTTTATGTTGCTGGCATGGGGCTTTATGCTGAATCAAAAAAG GGTGTCCAAAAACTATTAGGGCGGGAACTCGAGGCCTGGGAAACAATTGCAGTCGGAGCTTTATCCGGTGGCTTGGCAGCTGTTGTTACGACGCCGTTTGACGTCATGAAAACTAGAATGATGACCGCACAGGGTCGATCTGTGTCAATGTCCATAGTAGCCTTCTCTATACTCCGTCATGAGGGACCCCTTGGCTTATTCAAAGGAGCAGTTCCTAGGTTCTTTTGGATTGCTCCTCTTGGTGCCATGAACTTTGCAGGTTATGAGTTAGCAAGGAAAGCCATGAATAAAAACGATGAGGCTAAGACCGGAAATTTAGAGTAA